In Rhizobium gallicum bv. gallicum R602sp, the following proteins share a genomic window:
- a CDS encoding LysR family transcriptional regulator: MNIKQLEVLRTLLATGSTIATAKTMGLSQSGVSRLLQQLEADLSVSLFVRDKGRLIPTPEALLLARDAENILLAVDRMSGHAEDLRSGAAGPEVVRIGLPSSMWEHFAPAMLAHYIRDFPGVRIETFFETTTAINKLVEQRVIDFGFLRMEGDSGPGIEVERVATGESVCVVPKDHPLARLEEITVKNLRDVPLILIGRQRPNRMALDQTFRRAGVKQIVKIETHTNSSACSYVAHGLGVTIISSFYANLYRHLPVVHRPFVPRTTQEFGLARAIGTPLSIAAHALSDALKRQIHVSQKSI, encoded by the coding sequence ATGAATATCAAGCAACTGGAAGTCCTGCGCACACTTTTGGCGACGGGGTCTACGATTGCCACGGCAAAGACGATGGGACTGAGCCAGTCCGGCGTCAGCCGCCTCCTCCAGCAGCTCGAGGCGGATCTTTCGGTGTCGCTTTTCGTGCGCGACAAAGGCCGTCTCATCCCAACCCCCGAGGCCCTGCTTCTTGCCCGCGATGCCGAGAACATCTTGCTGGCGGTCGATCGGATGTCGGGTCACGCGGAGGACTTAAGAAGCGGCGCCGCCGGCCCGGAGGTCGTCCGCATCGGTCTGCCAAGCAGCATGTGGGAGCATTTCGCGCCGGCAATGCTGGCCCATTACATCCGCGATTTCCCAGGCGTGCGGATCGAAACCTTCTTTGAGACGACGACCGCGATCAACAAGCTCGTCGAGCAGAGGGTGATCGATTTCGGCTTTCTGCGCATGGAGGGCGACAGCGGACCGGGCATCGAGGTCGAGCGCGTCGCCACCGGCGAAAGCGTCTGCGTCGTTCCGAAAGATCATCCTCTTGCAAGACTGGAGGAAATCACGGTGAAGAACCTGCGCGACGTGCCGCTCATTCTGATAGGCCGCCAACGGCCGAACCGCATGGCGCTCGACCAGACCTTCCGGCGGGCAGGCGTCAAGCAGATCGTCAAGATCGAGACGCATACCAACAGTTCCGCCTGTTCTTATGTCGCACATGGCCTCGGCGTGACGATCATCAGCAGCTTTTATGCGAATCTCTATCGTCACCTGCCAGTGGTTCATCGCCCTTTCGTGCCGCGCACGACACAGGAATTTGGATTGGCGAGGGCGATCGGTACGCCCCTCTCGATTGCCGCCCATGCACTCAGCGATGCCTTGAAACGGCAGATCCATGTTTCCCAGAAAAGCATTTAA
- a CDS encoding ABC transporter permease, producing the protein MLKFVLNRLLMALPTIVLVSVTVFTLIRFIPGDPAALMLGDMAEPDQIAAMRSELGLDKSLPEQFLIWTANVVQGDFGRSIVNDEAVLPLVASRFLVSAEIVVVAVLLASFIAVPAGVIAAWRQNSLTDLALVGTATILLSIPTFWLGLLLLLFFGLKLGWLPVLGYVSIGNNVTGGLLYLVLPIMTLVIHEMGVLIRMARASTLEVMRLDYITHARAKGLSESAVLWRHAFKNAFGPTWTVIGLILGNLLGGIAVIETVFTIPGLGRLMVDSIFARDYPVIQGCLLFVSLSYVLVNLVVDLLYPLFDPRVVAE; encoded by the coding sequence ATGCTGAAATTCGTTCTGAACCGCCTGTTGATGGCATTACCAACGATTGTCCTCGTTTCGGTGACCGTCTTCACGCTGATCCGCTTCATACCCGGCGATCCGGCAGCATTGATGCTGGGTGATATGGCTGAGCCGGATCAGATCGCGGCGATGCGCTCGGAACTTGGCCTCGACAAATCGCTGCCGGAACAGTTCCTGATCTGGACCGCCAATGTCGTGCAGGGTGATTTCGGCCGCTCGATCGTCAATGACGAGGCGGTTCTGCCGCTCGTCGCATCGCGCTTTCTGGTCAGCGCCGAAATCGTCGTCGTCGCCGTCCTCCTGGCGAGCTTTATCGCCGTGCCGGCCGGTGTCATCGCCGCCTGGCGGCAGAACAGTCTGACAGACCTGGCGCTGGTCGGCACGGCCACGATCCTGTTGTCGATCCCGACATTCTGGCTCGGACTGCTGCTTCTGCTCTTCTTCGGTTTGAAACTCGGCTGGTTACCGGTCCTGGGCTATGTCTCGATCGGCAACAATGTTACCGGTGGCCTGCTCTACCTGGTGCTGCCGATCATGACCCTGGTCATTCATGAGATGGGTGTGTTGATCCGCATGGCACGCGCCTCGACGCTGGAAGTGATGCGTCTCGACTATATCACCCATGCCCGGGCCAAGGGCCTTTCCGAAAGCGCCGTCCTTTGGCGGCATGCCTTCAAGAATGCCTTCGGCCCGACCTGGACGGTCATCGGTCTGATCCTCGGCAATCTGCTCGGCGGCATTGCCGTCATCGAGACAGTCTTCACCATTCCGGGGCTCGGGCGACTGATGGTCGACAGCATTTTTGCTCGCGATTACCCCGTTATCCAGGGTTGCCTGCTGTTCGTCTCGCTTTCCTATGTGCTGGTCAATTTGGTCGTCGACCTGCTCTATCCCTTGTTCGATCCCCGGGTTGTCGCCGAATGA
- a CDS encoding ABC transporter permease, producing the protein MKKITFNGLIGSVLISALLLSAGIGLFWTPYDPMKLGFTARLAAPSGAHWLGTDEFGRDVLSRLIVGARASVWIGTLTVTFATVCGALIGLVSGYARGWIDAVIMAVNNALLAFPGILLALGLLAVFGANQYGIIFALGIAYSPSMARVVRGAVLSLREREFIEASKVMGNGEMYTMFRHILPNCIAPITVLATSMFGWAILSESALSFLGLGVPPPAPTWGNMLAAGRPFIEQAVWLGLFPGLAIALTLLGINLLGDALRDKLDPRMRGLK; encoded by the coding sequence ATGAAAAAGATCACATTCAACGGCTTGATCGGCAGCGTTCTGATTTCCGCTTTGCTCCTCTCGGCCGGCATCGGCCTGTTCTGGACACCGTATGATCCGATGAAGCTCGGCTTCACGGCACGGCTGGCAGCGCCAAGCGGCGCCCACTGGCTCGGAACCGACGAATTCGGCCGCGACGTGCTCAGCCGCCTGATCGTCGGCGCCCGGGCGAGCGTCTGGATCGGCACCTTGACGGTCACATTCGCGACGGTCTGCGGCGCGCTGATCGGTCTCGTCAGCGGTTATGCCCGCGGTTGGATCGATGCAGTCATCATGGCGGTCAACAATGCGCTTCTCGCCTTTCCCGGCATTCTTCTGGCGCTTGGATTGCTCGCCGTCTTCGGCGCCAACCAATATGGCATCATCTTTGCGCTGGGCATTGCCTATTCTCCCTCCATGGCCCGCGTTGTCCGCGGTGCCGTCCTGTCGCTGCGAGAGCGGGAATTCATCGAGGCCTCCAAGGTGATGGGCAATGGCGAGATGTACACCATGTTCCGCCATATCCTTCCCAATTGCATCGCCCCGATCACCGTGCTTGCGACGTCGATGTTCGGCTGGGCGATCCTTTCTGAAAGCGCGCTCAGCTTTCTCGGTCTCGGTGTTCCGCCACCGGCGCCGACCTGGGGCAACATGCTGGCGGCCGGTCGGCCTTTCATCGAACAGGCGGTCTGGCTGGGTCTCTTCCCGGGGCTGGCGATCGCCCTGACGCTCCTCGGCATCAATCTTCTGGGGGATGCTCTTCGGGACAAGCTTGATCCGCGGATGAGGGGGCTGAAATGA